The proteins below come from a single Chryseobacterium capnotolerans genomic window:
- a CDS encoding LysM peptidoglycan-binding domain-containing protein, with protein MEIGFLEYKVRNGDSLSSIASRLGITGEDLKSFHNSHCQRMDRIWFDNLNEVKSIFVPLHIQTEKQKDQKIKEILPLPQVSDSFFEKTYKVSETFESPFQTSLTVDYDVNLDVYKDRNTAHYKVSYSQDHFIANGNLPDDKMSNLSISCMKSIMPIDFVLNEKGKIIGFADHKKIITTFADQRKDLDEFFIGEVSKTYLDTFEKNIAEEPFFLQQFQGTLLFQTLFPKMDWFHKKADWTESFYFLQNSFSVQCHMEIEQKNDDQNHITTILTGNSTEFYSLQELKTGTKYTIPAEDPVTGHIIIEYTTHKKNKNLLQATVSINLWRGEEFIQQHTITITQG; from the coding sequence ATGGAAATTGGCTTTTTAGAATATAAGGTTCGAAATGGAGATTCCCTGAGCTCCATTGCTTCCCGGTTGGGTATTACCGGAGAAGATCTCAAGTCATTTCACAATTCCCATTGCCAAAGAATGGATAGAATCTGGTTTGATAATTTAAATGAGGTGAAAAGTATTTTTGTTCCGCTACATATTCAAACCGAAAAACAGAAGGATCAGAAAATAAAAGAGATTCTTCCTCTTCCTCAGGTATCCGATTCATTTTTCGAAAAAACATATAAAGTTTCCGAAACTTTTGAAAGTCCGTTTCAAACTTCTTTAACAGTAGATTACGATGTAAATCTTGATGTCTATAAAGACAGAAACACAGCACATTATAAGGTCTCATACAGCCAGGATCACTTCATAGCCAATGGAAATCTTCCGGATGATAAAATGAGCAATCTGTCTATTTCCTGTATGAAAAGCATTATGCCTATCGATTTTGTTCTCAATGAAAAAGGTAAAATCATAGGATTCGCAGACCATAAAAAGATCATTACAACATTTGCTGATCAACGTAAAGATCTTGATGAATTCTTCATTGGAGAAGTCTCTAAAACATATCTGGATACTTTTGAAAAAAATATTGCTGAAGAACCATTTTTTCTGCAACAATTTCAGGGCACCCTACTCTTTCAAACCTTATTTCCTAAAATGGATTGGTTTCATAAGAAAGCTGATTGGACAGAATCATTTTATTTTTTACAAAACTCCTTTTCTGTACAATGTCATATGGAAATCGAGCAAAAAAATGACGATCAAAATCATATTACAACCATTTTAACGGGAAACAGTACAGAATTTTACAGTTTACAGGAATTAAAGACCGGAACAAAATATACTATTCCCGCTGAAGATCCTGTTACAGGACATATCATTATTGAATACACCACTCATAAAAAAAATAAAAACCTCCTTCAAGCCACAGTCAGTATCAACCTTTGGCGTGGAGAAGAATTCATTCAACAACACACCATCACCATAACACAAGGATAA
- a CDS encoding DUF4280 and LysM peptidoglycan-binding domain-containing protein, which translates to MKNYVIQQGDTFSSLAQQFKLKNEGILKTYHNLHCAEEDVMQEPIPGKKIIIPEDPQLMTGETDTPSVSTQDETTDEEIGEDSSSEQSSDENQSSEKATEKQDKKEEKKDEDGESSSGPHEGKYFVIQKGTVQCNQGFKFPKFKVTSHQKHYWNNKEGEADYLAVTEDDVQLDPPAQPFGQCKLKPTSGGYLPCAYAPAGKWQKPYEKVKVMGKSCLTEISELMCTTGGKITILKHGQQSEVAKNNVDKANTQEQQVYNPVINFDEFKAETDEQEAEAW; encoded by the coding sequence ATGAAAAATTATGTCATACAGCAGGGCGACACCTTCAGCTCGCTGGCTCAGCAATTTAAGCTGAAAAATGAAGGTATCTTAAAGACCTATCACAATCTCCACTGCGCAGAGGAGGATGTCATGCAGGAGCCTATTCCCGGAAAGAAAATTATCATTCCGGAAGATCCTCAGCTTATGACTGGAGAAACAGACACTCCCAGCGTATCTACTCAGGATGAAACTACAGACGAAGAAATTGGTGAAGATTCTTCTTCAGAACAGTCTTCAGATGAAAATCAATCTTCTGAAAAAGCAACGGAAAAACAAGATAAAAAAGAAGAAAAGAAAGATGAGGATGGAGAAAGCAGCTCCGGCCCTCACGAAGGCAAATATTTTGTCATACAAAAAGGAACTGTACAATGCAATCAGGGCTTTAAGTTTCCAAAGTTTAAAGTAACCAGCCACCAAAAGCATTATTGGAATAACAAAGAAGGTGAAGCCGACTATCTTGCGGTTACGGAAGACGATGTACAGCTGGATCCTCCTGCACAGCCTTTTGGGCAATGCAAACTAAAACCGACTTCCGGAGGATACCTTCCCTGCGCCTATGCTCCCGCAGGAAAATGGCAGAAACCTTATGAAAAGGTAAAAGTTATGGGTAAAAGCTGCCTTACAGAAATCTCGGAACTGATGTGTACCACAGGTGGAAAAATCACCATCTTAAAACATGGCCAGCAAAGTGAAGTTGCTAAAAATAATGTTGACAAAGCCAATACCCAGGAGCAACAAGTTTACAATCCTGTGATCAATTTTGATGAATTCAAAGCAGAAACTGATGAGCAGGAGGCAGAAGCCTGGTAA
- a CDS encoding prephenate dehydrogenase, with the protein MKISIIGVGLIGGSMALKLREKNIASFIYGIDNSQQHINEALDLKIIDAGADLEQGVKDSDLIILAIPVDAARKLLPSVLDLVSDHQTVMDAGSTKAGIVAAVKDHPMRSRFVAFHPMWGTENNGPKSAISESFSGKAGVICNKEESAEDALNLVEDIVNALEMHPIYMNAEDHDIHTAYISHISHITSYALANTVLEKEREEETIFQLASSGFSSTVRLAKSHPEMWVPIFKQNKENVLDVLNEHITQLRKFKSALEKENYEYLEELITNANRIRGILR; encoded by the coding sequence ATGAAAATAAGTATTATTGGAGTAGGATTAATCGGAGGTTCAATGGCTCTGAAATTAAGAGAAAAAAACATCGCCAGCTTCATTTACGGAATCGATAACAGCCAACAGCATATCAACGAGGCATTAGACTTAAAAATAATTGATGCCGGGGCAGATCTGGAACAGGGAGTCAAAGATTCGGATCTTATCATTCTTGCCATTCCGGTAGATGCGGCCAGAAAATTATTGCCAAGCGTTCTGGATCTTGTATCCGATCACCAGACCGTTATGGATGCCGGTTCTACCAAAGCAGGAATCGTAGCCGCAGTGAAAGACCATCCGATGCGCTCTAGATTTGTAGCCTTTCACCCAATGTGGGGTACTGAAAACAATGGGCCTAAATCTGCCATTTCTGAAAGTTTCTCAGGCAAAGCCGGAGTAATCTGCAACAAAGAAGAATCCGCAGAAGATGCACTCAACCTCGTTGAAGATATTGTTAATGCCCTTGAAATGCATCCCATCTATATGAATGCAGAAGATCATGATATCCATACCGCATACATTTCCCATATCTCCCATATCACATCGTATGCCCTTGCCAATACCGTCCTGGAAAAGGAAAGGGAAGAAGAAACGATCTTTCAGCTTGCCAGTTCCGGGTTCTCCAGTACTGTACGTCTTGCCAAATCTCATCCTGAAATGTGGGTTCCGATCTTTAAACAAAACAAAGAAAATGTATTGGATGTACTGAATGAGCATATTACCCAGCTTAGAAAATTCAAATCGGCTTTAGAAAAAGAAAACTACGAATATCTGGAGGAATTGATTACCAATGCTAACAGGATCAGAGGAATATTAAGATAA
- a CDS encoding LytR/AlgR family response regulator transcription factor, translating into MIKCVILDDELLAISYLKLLCEQIDDVEVVKAFNDPKIFLNEIDSLDCNLCILDIEMPGMTGLQVAEIISGSKKIIFTTAYKEYAAEAFDLSVVDYVRKPIKKERLIQAFEKAKEQINTIQKKTFIEWNTNIGKTVILTEQISYIKTSEIDSRDKDIILNDGTTIVLKNLNFKNLLEMLPTKDFAQVNKKEIIALSSIKILGTHEIITTIPAEEGHFLKLQIGDAYKNSLIELFTR; encoded by the coding sequence ATGATAAAATGCGTTATTCTGGATGATGAGTTACTGGCTATCAGCTATTTGAAACTTCTATGTGAGCAGATTGATGATGTAGAAGTCGTAAAGGCATTTAATGATCCTAAAATTTTCCTGAACGAAATTGATTCCCTTGATTGCAACCTTTGTATTCTAGATATTGAAATGCCCGGAATGACTGGTCTTCAGGTTGCCGAAATTATCTCTGGTTCTAAAAAAATCATCTTCACCACTGCCTATAAAGAATATGCTGCCGAAGCGTTTGATCTCAGCGTGGTTGATTATGTAAGGAAGCCGATCAAAAAAGAACGTCTTATTCAGGCTTTTGAAAAGGCGAAAGAGCAGATCAATACCATCCAGAAGAAAACCTTTATCGAATGGAATACCAATATTGGGAAAACCGTTATTTTAACGGAACAGATCTCCTATATCAAAACATCGGAAATAGACAGCCGCGATAAGGATATTATTCTCAATGACGGCACGACCATTGTTTTAAAAAACCTCAATTTCAAGAACCTTCTGGAAATGCTTCCCACCAAAGATTTTGCACAGGTTAATAAAAAAGAGATCATTGCGCTTTCTTCTATTAAAATCCTGGGAACCCATGAAATTATCACTACCATTCCTGCAGAAGAAGGTCATTTTCTTAAGCTTCAGATTGGGGATGCTTATAAAAATTCATTGATCGAATTGTTTACCAGATAG
- the tsaE gene encoding tRNA (adenosine(37)-N6)-threonylcarbamoyltransferase complex ATPase subunit type 1 TsaE codes for MKIQSLQEWQQIVDEVIPKLKHNILLLKGNLGAGKTTFTQFLLKNLGSEDEVNSPTYSIVNEYTTSKGKVFHFDLYRLKNIEEVYDIGIEEYLDNSFLCIIEWPEVYEEELYGLNYHTMSIVNTGENREVSFE; via the coding sequence ATGAAAATACAATCTTTACAGGAATGGCAGCAAATTGTAGATGAAGTTATTCCTAAACTAAAACATAATATTCTTTTGCTTAAAGGAAATCTTGGTGCAGGAAAAACTACTTTCACTCAGTTTTTGCTTAAGAACCTGGGAAGTGAAGATGAAGTAAACTCGCCTACCTATTCCATTGTTAATGAATACACCACTTCAAAAGGAAAAGTATTCCATTTTGATCTTTACCGTTTAAAAAACATTGAAGAAGTATATGATATTGGGATTGAAGAATACCTTGACAATTCTTTTCTATGCATCATTGAGTGGCCGGAAGTGTATGAAGAGGAGCTCTACGGGCTCAACTATCACACAATGAGTATTGTGAATACAGGTGAAAACAGAGAAGTTTCATTCGAGTAA
- a CDS encoding DUF5991 domain-containing protein: protein MKKTLFILTALSIISCKSLPEEPSNNSEVTLHQQWKGSYSISHDFGKLDENAEMTLDYALTITKDSCTFWGLGYKTFFTDVCSITGNEKQITVKYIRQIEGNPMSNHAPTDTLAVVFRKGGKYFLQSKVVPNKDWQYDTPIPVKKKS from the coding sequence ATGAAAAAAACACTTTTTATCCTTACTGCTCTCAGTATTATTTCTTGTAAAAGTCTGCCGGAAGAACCTTCTAATAATTCCGAAGTCACCCTTCATCAACAATGGAAAGGAAGTTATTCTATCTCTCATGATTTTGGAAAACTGGATGAAAATGCAGAAATGACATTGGATTATGCCCTCACTATCACTAAAGACAGCTGTACTTTTTGGGGACTTGGCTACAAAACTTTTTTTACAGACGTTTGCAGCATCACTGGAAATGAAAAACAGATCACAGTGAAATACATCAGACAGATTGAAGGCAACCCTATGAGTAATCATGCTCCTACCGATACCTTGGCCGTGGTTTTCAGGAAAGGTGGAAAATATTTCCTCCAAAGCAAAGTGGTTCCCAATAAGGATTGGCAGTACGATACCCCAATTCCTGTTAAAAAGAAATCATAA
- a CDS encoding sensor histidine kinase codes for MEGNYYMIHDYLIFIGVFAIFLFLAAGIYLFSQNQKLKQRNTKLSESNKIIEQRLNEVRLEHIGTKLNPHLFKNILNSVQSHAYQTYMSLDKLANVLDYILYESNNKYVSPKEELNFALSLIEINKIKVNPLFDFRIKFKINKTDSIYEEKVFAPLISVDLIENAFKHTDFLAQDSFISIFMELENRTFTMKVSNKASLKNSLEKEKSGFGSQSLDQRLKMIYNTHYHLEKSSKNGIFTAELKINLGEFYDKMRYSG; via the coding sequence ATGGAAGGCAATTACTACATGATTCATGATTATCTGATATTCATTGGAGTATTTGCCATTTTCCTTTTTCTGGCAGCCGGCATCTATCTCTTCAGTCAAAATCAGAAACTGAAACAGCGAAATACCAAACTTTCAGAATCCAATAAAATTATTGAGCAAAGGCTGAATGAGGTTCGTCTGGAACATATCGGCACCAAACTGAATCCGCATCTGTTTAAAAACATCCTGAATTCTGTACAGTCTCATGCCTACCAGACTTATATGTCATTGGATAAACTAGCTAATGTTCTGGATTATATTTTATACGAAAGCAACAATAAATATGTAAGCCCCAAAGAGGAATTGAACTTCGCCTTAAGCCTTATTGAGATTAATAAAATTAAGGTAAACCCTCTCTTCGATTTCAGAATTAAATTTAAAATCAATAAAACGGATTCGATTTATGAAGAAAAGGTTTTTGCCCCTCTTATTTCCGTTGATCTTATTGAAAACGCTTTCAAACACACCGATTTTCTGGCTCAGGATTCCTTCATTTCTATTTTCATGGAACTGGAAAACAGAACATTTACGATGAAAGTAAGCAATAAAGCTTCTTTAAAAAACAGTTTGGAAAAAGAAAAAAGTGGTTTTGGAAGCCAGTCTTTGGATCAGAGATTAAAAATGATCTACAATACTCATTATCACCTGGAAAAAAGTTCAAAAAACGGTATCTTCACTGCAGAATTAAAAATTAATTTAGGAGAATTCTATGATAAAATGCGTTATTCTGGATGA
- a CDS encoding L-serine ammonia-lyase: MESISVFEIIKVGIGPSSSHTMGPWNAASAFIRIIKRERSIEEVKEVFLEFFGSLAKTGIGHGTDIAGMLGLNGEDYKIIDTTKIDEKIDYIKSTQTINLGGKKVIPFIYGHHLILNMKKSLDFHPNGMIFRAVFEDGTELVQDFYSVGGGFIASQEKNSIQKQCVRTLYPCHKASDIAKYCEKLGLKKMSDLIFINEESWRTQEETKAEALYIWQQIKECIYKGVNKEGVLPGGLNVSRRAAGINRKLLGDKIYKNKDEWFQQVVDAEENFTNINKWIACFALAVNEENASFGRIITAPTNGASGVIPAVLMYSQAFTDSISEDDIIRFLLVAGEIGTLFKKNATISAAMGGCQAEIGVSSAMAAAGLTEILGGSVGQVLMAAEIAMEHHLGLTCDPIRGLVQIPCIERNTMGAMKAITAANIALESDPTKAKVTLDEVIQTMWETALSMSDRFKETSEGGLAIAVNVPEC; this comes from the coding sequence ATGGAATCAATATCAGTTTTTGAGATTATTAAAGTAGGGATAGGCCCATCCAGTTCGCATACGATGGGGCCATGGAATGCTGCATCAGCATTTATCAGAATTATAAAAAGGGAAAGATCAATAGAAGAAGTGAAAGAGGTCTTCCTTGAATTCTTTGGTTCATTGGCTAAAACGGGAATAGGACACGGAACAGATATTGCCGGAATGCTTGGCTTGAATGGAGAAGACTATAAGATCATTGATACTACAAAGATTGACGAGAAAATTGATTATATAAAGAGTACCCAAACCATTAATCTTGGAGGGAAAAAGGTGATTCCATTTATTTATGGACATCATTTGATTCTCAATATGAAGAAATCTCTTGATTTTCACCCGAACGGAATGATCTTCAGAGCTGTTTTTGAAGATGGAACCGAACTTGTTCAGGATTTCTATTCTGTAGGCGGCGGTTTTATTGCCAGTCAGGAGAAAAATTCCATTCAGAAGCAATGTGTAAGAACATTATATCCTTGCCACAAGGCTTCAGATATTGCAAAATACTGTGAAAAACTAGGGCTTAAAAAGATGTCTGATTTAATCTTTATTAATGAAGAGAGCTGGAGAACCCAAGAGGAGACGAAAGCAGAAGCATTGTATATCTGGCAGCAGATCAAGGAATGTATTTATAAAGGCGTTAATAAGGAAGGAGTTCTTCCCGGTGGATTAAATGTTTCCAGAAGAGCCGCAGGAATCAACAGAAAATTACTGGGGGATAAAATCTATAAAAATAAGGATGAATGGTTCCAGCAGGTTGTGGATGCAGAAGAAAACTTTACCAATATCAATAAATGGATTGCCTGTTTCGCATTGGCCGTAAATGAAGAGAATGCCAGCTTTGGAAGAATCATTACAGCACCTACCAATGGTGCCAGTGGGGTAATTCCGGCGGTTCTGATGTATTCTCAGGCTTTTACAGATTCTATCAGTGAGGATGATATCATTCGTTTCTTATTGGTGGCTGGAGAAATTGGTACTTTATTTAAGAAAAATGCAACAATCTCTGCCGCAATGGGAGGATGCCAGGCAGAAATCGGGGTTTCATCAGCAATGGCAGCAGCCGGGCTTACGGAAATCTTAGGTGGAAGCGTAGGGCAGGTATTGATGGCCGCAGAAATTGCAATGGAGCATCACCTTGGATTAACTTGTGATCCTATCAGAGGATTGGTACAGATCCCATGTATTGAAAGAAATACAATGGGTGCGATGAAAGCCATCACCGCAGCCAATATCGCCTTGGAAAGTGATCCTACCAAAGCTAAAGTAACTTTAGATGAGGTGATTCAAACGATGTGGGAAACCGCTCTTTCCATGAGTGACCGTTTTAAAGAAACTTCTGAAGGAGGGTTAGCAATTGCAGTCAATGTTCCGGAATGCTAG
- a CDS encoding Crp/Fnr family transcriptional regulator encodes METLIKSITQHVKLSSEEISLCKSFWTERTLEKGEFLLRNGEICRHDSYIISGVLKAFCINAENGNEEILFLAIDHWWATDISSFSKQKASIYNIQAVEKTTLLQISQPSFQKMLEQIPSLEKYFRIILEGYLETLEKRIVFNHMYKAEQKYYDFLDTYPDIAFRVPQYLIASYLGVSAEFISRIRKKNKSD; translated from the coding sequence ATGGAAACATTAATAAAAAGCATTACACAGCATGTGAAGCTTAGCTCCGAAGAGATTTCTCTTTGCAAAAGCTTTTGGACAGAAAGAACATTGGAAAAGGGAGAATTTTTGTTAAGAAACGGAGAGATCTGCCGGCATGACAGCTATATTATTTCAGGAGTTTTAAAGGCTTTCTGCATCAATGCTGAAAATGGAAATGAAGAAATTCTCTTTTTAGCGATTGATCACTGGTGGGCCACTGATATCTCCAGTTTCTCCAAACAAAAAGCATCTATTTACAATATACAGGCCGTTGAAAAAACAACACTCCTTCAGATCAGCCAGCCTTCTTTTCAAAAAATGCTGGAACAAATCCCCTCTTTGGAAAAATACTTCAGAATTATTTTAGAGGGTTATTTGGAAACTCTTGAAAAAAGAATTGTTTTTAACCATATGTACAAGGCGGAACAGAAGTATTATGATTTCCTTGATACCTATCCGGATATAGCCTTCAGAGTTCCTCAATATTTAATAGCATCCTACTTGGGAGTATCTGCGGAATTTATCAGCAGAATCAGGAAAAAAAATAAATCCGATTGA
- a CDS encoding alanine dehydrogenase gives MSTNIFTPFTEEELMPKEEKLEVIKKGKQFSIGIPKETCLNERRTCITPDAVQVLVEHGHEIIIEAGAGEGSFFTDLQYSESGAKITNDPKEAFGQDLILKINPPTLDEIDYMKPNTYMVSALQINLRDKEYFLKLAEKKINAIAFEFIVDEYKQLALVRLIGEIAGTVSILYASELLALSNGLMLGGITGVRPAEVVILGAGIVGEFATKAAIGLGASVKVFDNSLSKLRRLHTMVDSRVPTSIIDPKELSKSLRRADVVIGALPRLNMTPIVTEDMVMKMKKGSVIIDITIDNGKVIETSELTTMEDPYIIKHGVIHCGLPNLTSRMPRTTTKAISNFFLSYILNYDEEGGFENMLIRKNEMKQSLYMYKGRHTKKIICDRFGLTYHDINLLIF, from the coding sequence ATGAGTACAAATATTTTTACTCCTTTCACAGAAGAAGAATTGATGCCGAAAGAGGAAAAATTGGAGGTTATAAAGAAGGGAAAACAATTCAGTATTGGAATTCCTAAGGAAACCTGTCTCAACGAAAGGAGAACCTGCATTACTCCGGACGCTGTACAGGTATTGGTAGAGCACGGTCATGAGATTATCATAGAAGCAGGAGCCGGAGAAGGTTCGTTTTTTACAGATTTACAGTATTCTGAATCTGGAGCAAAAATTACCAATGATCCTAAGGAAGCATTCGGGCAGGATCTGATTTTGAAAATCAACCCTCCTACTTTGGATGAGATTGATTATATGAAGCCTAATACTTATATGGTTTCAGCTCTTCAGATCAACCTAAGAGATAAAGAGTATTTCCTTAAGCTTGCAGAGAAAAAAATTAATGCCATTGCCTTTGAATTTATCGTAGATGAATATAAACAGCTTGCATTGGTAAGACTTATTGGTGAAATTGCAGGAACCGTTTCTATTTTATATGCTTCAGAATTATTAGCCTTATCTAATGGTCTAATGCTGGGAGGAATCACAGGGGTAAGACCCGCTGAAGTAGTGATCCTTGGAGCTGGAATTGTAGGTGAGTTTGCAACGAAAGCAGCTATCGGCTTGGGAGCAAGTGTAAAGGTTTTCGACAACTCATTGTCAAAATTAAGAAGACTTCATACGATGGTAGACAGCCGCGTGCCGACTTCCATTATCGATCCTAAAGAGCTCAGCAAAAGCTTAAGACGTGCTGATGTAGTGATTGGAGCACTTCCAAGATTAAATATGACGCCTATTGTGACTGAAGATATGGTCATGAAAATGAAAAAAGGCAGTGTCATCATCGATATTACCATAGACAACGGTAAGGTTATTGAAACGTCTGAACTGACTACTATGGAGGATCCTTATATCATCAAACATGGGGTAATCCACTGTGGACTTCCGAACCTTACTTCAAGAATGCCGAGAACCACGACTAAGGCTATCTCGAATTTCTTCCTTTCCTATATTTTAAATTATGACGAAGAGGGCGGCTTTGAAAATATGCTGATCCGCAAAAATGAAATGAAGCAGAGCTTATATATGTACAAAGGAAGACATACCAAAAAGATCATCTGTGACCGTTTCGGACTTACGTACCACGATATCAATCTTTTAATTTTCTAA
- a CDS encoding FMN-dependent NADH-azoreductase yields MKVLIINASVRNGRSYSRKLTQLFVENWKTKYPSDTFTYRETGIDSIPNIDEGWIAGAFKKPSDRTEENQKALQLSDELVKELKEHDIYVIGTPMYNWSIPGGLKAYIDQVMRINETWKFRSGVPDGDYVGLLESKRAFILSSRGDTGYGENEKNGHLNFQTTYLKHILGIMGITDITIFSLDNEEFGGEVFENSKNTIFRAIQSIE; encoded by the coding sequence ATGAAAGTACTGATCATCAATGCGAGCGTAAGGAACGGAAGATCTTACAGCAGAAAATTAACCCAGCTTTTCGTTGAAAACTGGAAAACCAAATATCCATCAGACACCTTCACCTATAGGGAAACCGGAATTGATAGTATCCCCAATATTGACGAAGGCTGGATTGCCGGCGCATTTAAAAAGCCTTCAGACAGAACAGAGGAAAATCAGAAAGCTTTACAGCTAAGCGATGAGCTGGTAAAAGAGCTCAAAGAACACGACATATATGTCATTGGAACCCCAATGTACAACTGGTCTATTCCGGGAGGATTAAAAGCCTACATAGATCAGGTCATGAGAATTAATGAAACCTGGAAATTCAGATCCGGAGTTCCTGATGGTGATTATGTGGGCTTGCTGGAAAGCAAAAGAGCATTTATATTATCAAGCCGTGGTGATACAGGATATGGTGAAAATGAAAAAAACGGACACCTCAATTTTCAGACGACCTATCTTAAACATATTTTAGGAATCATGGGAATCACGGATATTACCATCTTTTCATTGGATAACGAAGAATTTGGGGGTGAAGTTTTTGAAAATTCAAAAAATACCATCTTCAGGGCTATTCAATCTATAGAATAA
- a CDS encoding ammonium transporter, with protein sequence MKIGFKWIVSFSIIALVAIGGLFWTPVTNISDRGAFLTEDKIVGADVAWILAAAGLVLLMTPGLSFFYGGMVGRKNVISTMLQSFIALGVISIVWVVVGFSLSFGESLGITIGGKHYGIIGNPLSYPFFNGVGNLPHSVMAPTIPFILFALFQMKFAVITPAIITGSFAERVRFISYLLFIVLFSICIYTPLCHMVWHPDGLLNKYFGVKDFAGGTVVHMSAGFAALAGALVLGKRKNPHHEPSNIPYVLLGTGMLWFGWFGFNAGSALSASASAATAFGTTTIASASAMMTWIFFDRINGRSVSALGACIGAVVGLVAITPGCGFVSIQESLFIGFISAIVSNLMVNWKALNKIDDTLDVFACHGVGGIMGMILTAVFAHGEKASLLHGGIDVFLHHLAALFLVSVFTFFGSLLLYKVTNMIITLRVSEESENMGLDLSQHQERFN encoded by the coding sequence ATGAAAATAGGTTTTAAATGGATAGTTTCATTCTCTATCATTGCATTGGTCGCTATTGGAGGATTGTTCTGGACTCCGGTTACAAATATTTCTGATCGAGGAGCATTTTTAACTGAAGATAAAATTGTAGGAGCAGATGTAGCCTGGATTTTGGCAGCTGCAGGACTTGTATTGTTGATGACGCCGGGATTATCCTTCTTTTATGGAGGAATGGTAGGAAGGAAAAATGTAATTTCTACAATGCTTCAGAGCTTTATTGCTTTAGGAGTGATCTCTATTGTTTGGGTCGTGGTTGGTTTCTCATTATCCTTTGGTGAATCTTTAGGGATTACCATTGGTGGAAAACATTATGGAATTATTGGAAATCCGTTAAGCTATCCCTTTTTTAATGGAGTTGGGAACCTTCCGCATAGTGTAATGGCGCCTACTATTCCCTTTATTCTGTTTGCTTTATTCCAGATGAAATTTGCCGTTATTACTCCTGCAATTATTACAGGGTCTTTTGCAGAGAGAGTTCGCTTCATTTCTTACCTTTTATTTATTGTTCTGTTCAGTATTTGTATCTATACTCCGCTTTGCCACATGGTATGGCATCCTGATGGTCTTTTAAACAAATATTTCGGAGTGAAAGATTTTGCCGGTGGAACGGTAGTACATATGAGTGCAGGTTTTGCAGCACTTGCCGGTGCACTGGTATTAGGAAAACGGAAAAATCCGCATCATGAACCTTCCAATATTCCGTATGTACTTCTGGGAACAGGAATGTTGTGGTTTGGATGGTTTGGGTTTAATGCAGGATCTGCCCTAAGTGCTTCTGCTTCTGCAGCCACTGCTTTTGGAACGACTACTATTGCTTCAGCTTCAGCCATGATGACCTGGATTTTCTTTGACAGGATCAATGGGCGAAGTGTATCTGCCTTGGGAGCCTGTATTGGGGCGGTGGTAGGTCTTGTAGCAATTACCCCCGGATGCGGATTTGTGAGTATTCAGGAGAGTCTTTTCATAGGATTTATTTCTGCTATTGTTTCTAATCTGATGGTCAACTGGAAAGCTTTAAATAAAATAGATGATACCTTGGATGTTTTTGCCTGTCATGGAGTAGGAGGCATTATGGGAATGATTCTAACCGCTGTTTTTGCTCATGGTGAGAAAGCCAGTCTTCTTCATGGTGGAATTGACGTGTTTCTTCATCACCTGGCTGCATTATTCCTGGTATCCGTGTTTACTTTTTTCGGATCATTATTGTTGTATAAAGTGACCAACATGATTATTACATTAAGGGTCTCGGAGGAATCAGAAAATATGGGGCTGGATCTTTCCCAACATCAGGAACGCTTTAATTGA